Proteins encoded together in one Nostoc sp. PCC 7524 window:
- a CDS encoding glutathione S-transferase family protein, which translates to MTGIKQTPKKGKSLPPKLIIGMGKFVWTSLWQIMMSKLAPRNQSGAYIRPSSQFRSFIKAREDSLYPPAAGRYTLYVGMGCPWAHRTLIARAIKGLESVISVSVVSPSAETGGWVFDTPEEGCHTLAQLYELSQPDYNGRATVPVLWDKQTQTIVNNESADIIVMLNSEFNEFAAHPTLNLYPEELKPQIDGWNDKIYTNVNNGVYRCGFAQTQEAYNQACEELFTTLDEIDAVLAKSRYLCGDSLTLADVRLFTTLFRFDIVYYGLFKCNRRRIKDYENLGAYLRDLYQIPGVADTCDLETIKRDYYGNLFPLNPGGIIPSGPDMSYLLASSDTFSARRYA; encoded by the coding sequence ATGACTGGTATTAAGCAAACTCCGAAAAAAGGTAAGTCTCTTCCTCCCAAACTCATCATTGGGATGGGTAAGTTTGTGTGGACAAGTCTTTGGCAGATAATGATGTCAAAACTCGCTCCTCGTAATCAATCTGGCGCATATATTCGTCCTAGCAGCCAGTTTAGAAGTTTTATCAAAGCTAGGGAAGATAGCCTTTACCCACCAGCAGCCGGGCGTTATACTCTGTATGTTGGTATGGGTTGCCCTTGGGCGCATCGCACACTGATTGCCAGAGCTATCAAAGGATTAGAATCAGTTATATCAGTATCTGTAGTTTCTCCCTCTGCGGAGACGGGAGGTTGGGTATTTGACACGCCAGAGGAAGGTTGTCATACTCTGGCGCAATTGTACGAACTGTCTCAACCCGACTACAATGGACGCGCTACAGTGCCAGTTTTATGGGATAAACAAACTCAGACGATTGTAAATAATGAGAGTGCGGATATTATCGTTATGTTGAACTCGGAATTTAATGAGTTCGCCGCACATCCCACGCTGAATCTCTACCCAGAGGAATTAAAGCCTCAGATTGATGGCTGGAATGACAAGATTTACACTAATGTAAACAACGGTGTGTATCGCTGTGGTTTTGCCCAGACACAAGAAGCGTATAATCAAGCCTGCGAGGAACTGTTTACAACTTTAGATGAAATTGACGCTGTACTGGCTAAGAGTCGATACCTTTGTGGCGATAGTCTGACTTTAGCTGATGTGCGTCTGTTCACTACTTTGTTCCGCTTTGATATTGTGTACTACGGACTATTCAAGTGTAACCGCCGCCGCATCAAAGATTACGAGAATTTAGGAGCTTATTTGCGGGACTTATATCAAATCCCAGGCGTTGCTGACACTTGTGATTTAGAAACCATCAAACGAGACTACTACGGTAATCTGTTTCCTCTCAATCCTGGTGGCATTATACCATCTGGCCCTGATATGTCTTATTTATTAGCATCGAGCGATACCTTCTCTGCGAGACGCTATGCGTAG